One Aquarana catesbeiana isolate 2022-GZ linkage group LG04, ASM4218655v1, whole genome shotgun sequence genomic region harbors:
- the LOC141141389 gene encoding uncharacterized protein produces MRNLWEVKHPQYYAKHVRKSTLERLLAFVQATIPEATMETLLKKIGGLRNMYKREHKKIQESRRSGASADDVYVPRLWYYNQLRFLDDQNEARPSLSTLPSTLPSTLPSTPAEADEEQAGSSILDEPDMTIWSQDESIQEECGESGRQEETRPMDSLEEAGFTIILEEAGPSVRQEVAAPSEVAAPSEVAAPSEVAGPSRSLTESQVPPLHLPKKRARKGMVTQDASLRLMQEATRFLKSPPEAEESYGCYLASRLLQMDWEQRLICERLFGETIHKGLQGTLTQNTQLHEAAPLLLLLLLLLLLLLLPQLKHQSHSLKRRLQGRLQGSVEERLQGREENDDLGSVWSDRRRRLL; encoded by the exons atgaggaatttgtgggaggtgaaacaccctcagtattatgctaagcatgtgaggaagtcaacgctggagagacttctggcctttgtccaggcgaccatcccggaagcaacaatggagacattgctcaagaaaattgggggcttgaggaacatgtataagagggagcataagaagatccaggaatcaaggagatcaggagcatcagcagatgatgtttatgtacccaggctgtggtactacaatcaactccgttttctggatgaccagaatgaagccaggccatcactttcaacccttccctccacccttccctccacccttccctccaccccagcagaggctgatgaggagcaagctgggtcttccatcctggatgaaccagatatgaccatctggagtcag gatgagtccatccaggaggaatgtggggaaagtggaaggcaggaggagaccaggcccatggacagcctggaggaggccggattcaccatcatcctggaggaggctgggcccagtgtcaggcaggaggtggctgctcccagtgaggtggctgctcccagtgaggtggctgctcccagtgaggtggctgggcccagtagaagcctgaccgaatcccaagtgcctcccctccaccttcccaaaaaaagggccaggaaggggatggtcacacaggacgcatccctgcgcctcatgcaagaggccacccgttttttaaaaagcccccccgaagcggaagaatcctatggctgctacttagccagcaggcttcttcagatggattgggagcagcgcctcatttgtgagcgcctatttggggaaacaatccataaggggctgcagggcacgctaacacaaaacacccaactacatgaggcagcccccctcctcctcctcctcctcctcctcctcctcctcctcctcctgccacaactgaaacaccagagccacagcctcaaaagaaggctacagggaaggctgcagggcagcgtggaggaaaggctgcagggaagagaagaaaatgatgacctgggttcagtctggtctgacagaagacgcaggctgttgtag